The Myxococcota bacterium genome has a segment encoding these proteins:
- a CDS encoding DUF374 domain-containing protein: MSDEAARADRRRRPLVERAAARIVAALLRALGATWRVAVRSDVPIDAIGRGAGALVGALWHESWPIAAHHFRDRGIAMAVSRSRDGDRVALVLARLGYGEPVRGSSSRGAAVMLRELVARVRAGAAVAVLADGPRGPARSARPGAARAAALARAPFVVVGCAARPALRLPTWDALCLPLPFARIAIDVAAAHPGDERELGDALEAARARAEEVVRRRRR; this comes from the coding sequence ATGAGCGACGAAGCGGCGCGCGCAGACCGCCGCCGTCGGCCGCTCGTCGAACGCGCCGCCGCGCGCATCGTCGCCGCACTGCTGCGCGCGCTCGGCGCGACGTGGCGCGTCGCGGTCCGGAGCGACGTCCCCATCGACGCGATCGGACGCGGCGCGGGCGCGCTCGTCGGCGCGCTGTGGCACGAGAGCTGGCCGATCGCCGCGCACCACTTCCGCGACCGCGGCATCGCGATGGCGGTGAGCCGCAGCCGCGACGGCGACCGCGTCGCGCTCGTCCTCGCCCGCCTCGGCTACGGCGAGCCCGTGCGCGGCTCGAGCTCGCGCGGAGCCGCGGTGATGCTCCGCGAGCTCGTCGCGCGGGTGCGCGCGGGGGCGGCCGTCGCCGTGCTGGCGGACGGGCCGCGCGGCCCCGCTCGCAGCGCGCGTCCGGGCGCGGCCCGTGCCGCGGCACTCGCGCGCGCGCCGTTCGTCGTCGTCGGCTGCGCGGCGCGGCCGGCACTTCGCCTTCCAACGTGGGACGCGCTGTGCCTTCCCCTGCCGTTCGCGCGAATCGCGATCGACGTCGCCGCCGCACACCCGGGCGACGAGCGCGAGCTCGGCGACGCCCTCGAGGCCGCGCGCGCGCGCGCGGAGGAAGTCGTTAGGCGGCGACGACGCTAG
- a CDS encoding EamA family transporter: protein MTPTELALVLASAALHAFWSAWIKGSRDPVLFNFLQAAPGALLAIALLAASPQLRTADATFWAWVGAASVCHAAYLYWMARALAVADLSLVYPIARSTPAFLPFAAGPLLGERLSAAGAVGIAVVVAGMWCVQTRGRVDPRAWIAPGAGLALLTLAATVGYGVTDKAAMARLDGVAWTSPVPRSVAYFALTSLGGALGLVPAVARAPRAAALRAALSPSSPELRNALRAFAFSLVGYSLVLEALRSAPASYVVAVRQSSVLFAVALGVAWLRERPGSARIAGAVIICAGVALVAIAG from the coding sequence CGCGCTCGTCCTCGCCTCCGCCGCCCTGCACGCCTTCTGGAGCGCGTGGATCAAGGGGAGCCGCGACCCCGTCCTGTTCAACTTCCTGCAGGCCGCGCCGGGCGCGTTGCTCGCGATCGCGCTGCTCGCCGCATCGCCGCAGCTGCGCACCGCCGACGCGACGTTCTGGGCGTGGGTCGGCGCGGCGAGCGTCTGCCACGCCGCGTACCTCTACTGGATGGCGCGCGCGCTCGCGGTCGCCGACCTCTCGCTCGTCTACCCGATCGCGCGCTCGACGCCGGCCTTCCTGCCGTTCGCGGCGGGCCCGCTGCTCGGCGAGCGGCTGAGCGCGGCCGGCGCCGTCGGCATCGCGGTCGTCGTCGCCGGCATGTGGTGCGTGCAGACGCGCGGCCGCGTCGATCCGCGCGCGTGGATCGCGCCGGGCGCCGGACTCGCGCTGCTCACCCTCGCCGCCACGGTCGGCTACGGCGTGACGGACAAGGCCGCGATGGCGCGGCTCGATGGCGTCGCGTGGACGTCGCCCGTGCCGCGCTCGGTCGCGTACTTCGCGCTGACGTCGCTCGGCGGTGCGCTCGGTCTCGTGCCCGCCGTCGCGCGCGCGCCGCGCGCGGCCGCGCTGCGCGCGGCGCTGTCGCCCTCGTCGCCCGAGCTGCGCAACGCGCTCCGCGCGTTCGCGTTCTCGCTCGTCGGCTACTCGCTCGTGCTCGAGGCGCTGCGCAGCGCGCCGGCGAGCTACGTCGTCGCCGTGCGCCAGTCGAGCGTGCTGTTCGCGGTCGCGCTCGGCGTCGCGTGGCTGCGCGAGCGCCCGGGCAGCGCGCGCATCGCGGGCGCGGTGATCATCTGCGCGGGCGTCGCGCTCGTGGCGATCGCGGGATGA